The Cyclopterus lumpus isolate fCycLum1 chromosome 3, fCycLum1.pri, whole genome shotgun sequence genome includes the window AGATGCTACTTACATGAAATACAGAGTTCCCGAAACAATGAATCCAAGAAACTTGAATAATGCACAGATTTTTCAAACTGGGATATCTTTTCTTTCAGCAATTTTTCAAACTCTGTGAAGTCTTCTTTGGAAGATGGACTCATGGCGTCAATCCCAGTGACACTGTTTGAAGTGCTGCCAACACCtgaaaaaatacattcaaaatagTTTGAAgtctcttgaaaaaaaaaaaaaagggcatacAGAGTAACAGATGCAAAGCAAACAACCGATAATTAGTTCTAtcgattaaaacaaatcttgtcattagtagtaTTAATAATCTTCTTAGAGGTAGTGTTAAAaggtcataattcatctctaatatttatttgatattgctgtgaaaatatCTTCTTCAtacaactggatttattctagtttttCACCAAAGCTAAATTTTACGAAATAAATGCTGATGTCCTGATtgcatattttattgaatattggCGGATAACGATAATCGtgagtaaaactttatttcccACTGCGGTGGTTAATGTTAAACTGTAATTAAACCGCGGTTCACATGCATGCCGAAATGCAAACGGGGGGGATCCATACCAATCGCAGATCAACCGTGGTCTGTTACACCACTAATAAATATGGACTTATATTAAACCTTTAGTTCGTTACTAGTGTTTACACGGTGCATCAGAAAATGGATCTGGaggagccagcatgcacaataggTAAGAGCACTGGTAAGTTGATTTTTCAATTGTAGAAAGACACCCTCAGTATGCATCTTTCTCacaactgttaaaaaaaagaaagaaattcttTGGGATCCAGatacatctttgtttatgttAGGAGTTTGTTTTATACAAATGTGTGCTCAAGTGTGATCATGTCTTACCAAAAGCATCTTTTGCTAACTCCAGGTCAGCGTCTTCCTGTAATTTTTTCACCCTTATCTTCTCTGCAAGTTCTTCTTCAGGTGTGAGCTCTTCTTCCTGTGATAAAAGATGTCATAAGtagaaatgtaaacattatgATGAACAGAATACAATACTGCAACAGCCataatggaaagaaaataaatgcagatttaactAACTTCCGCCAACTctttcttcttcagctcctcctgtttctctttctctttgatCTTCTCActcagctttttcttttcagaaaccTTCGTCTCCAAcgctttaaataattaaataataaaacatgtgaaTTTGGAGTAAAAACAACTTTGCTCATTATTGACATACAATGCATCACATTCTTCTGAAACAGCCAGAAATCTAAAACATATCTGCACCCTTCTTCTTCAGCGctgcctttttctctttttcttcatcctcatcatcccAATTGtcctgtgaataaaaaaaagggggggggatAGTTGCCATTTTATTGTTCAGGTTAAACAAGCAAACTGTggaattgtttttattgaaacCATGATAaagaagtacacacacacacacacgtgtacacacacacacacacacacacacacacacatttaaacaaaaccaGATAAAAAATCCGAAATGTTATACATacattagggctgcaacaacgaatcgataaaatcgattcttaaaatagttggcaacgaattgcattatcgattcgttgtgtcgcgcgattattacgccaccaaataaataaaaaaaaatatatatatatatatatatatatatatatatataaacgtgtAGTAATAATTCCAGCACTGAATGATGAGGCGCTCAGACAGGTGAATGACCTAAATCAATGCAATTACACGACAGGTACAGTCCATCAGCATCTAAGCAAGAACCATATGTAAAGCTTTTTGACCTTGTATCCAATTAAAATTTATACTCATTCTTCTTTAAATCAACAAATCGAGTCTGAATCCAGCTACATTTAGCCAACGCTACTAGTCTATGCTACGTCAGACATCATGTCCAACCACATTAAATTTAGATAACAACTAATGTTTCCCTAATTGTAATATTATGTGCAGATGTAAAGACCGACTGGTctgtaataaaaatgaaatgacaatttggttttttttaagttgaggACAAATTGGGAGTGCAATTGTTGGGTATTTCTGCCAGCCTCTAGCATACCACCAGTGGTACACACTTTGGGAACATCAGGTTGCTTAATAATTGTGTGAGACTTTGCGTATATCTTCTATATTGTGATATTAGGGGAGTAACAATATGTGTATTGGTATTGAAGCGTTCAGTACAGGACTTTCAGTTTGGTATGTGCAGTTCCTTTCCATGCacacatgtaacacaaacagctgttcagtttctcacacacacaaatgagcaTGAGTTTTATCCAGAAAGTTGTTGACAGCACACCAGTTGCAGTCTGCTGTAGCAGCACTGTAGAATGCTAGATGGTTTAGCCCGATGAGAAGGGTGAGATTCAGACTGTGCCAAAGTAAAGTATTCCCATAGAGTATCACTGTGTATATGGGACCACTTGAACCGTAATGCTTTGAATCTGAATGGTCTAGGAATTGTCAACAGATCAGATTCTTATGATGGGGAGGATAGCAGAATCAGAAATACgtgatatttatttatccattaTTGTCAATATGCCAGTATTAGAGTGCCTTAACTGTAAAAGTAAGAATTATTGCCACTGAGCAACTGTTTAATGTGAATCAAAATAAGATAATTGTTTTCCATGTTGTACCTAAAAACACCTAACCGAAAGAACTTACTTATATTTACTAAGAGATacagtctctacatcttctgtcgcaaactaaaaacacatctttttcgactaaaccttgaatagggagggtagagccgtagtagcactctagtagcacttaaatgtcccttaccaatagcactttgttgtttagcactttagtagcacttaaatggcacttacggatagtattctgtagtttaacgttattgaagaaattgtacttgcttgattcttgttgttctgagtttggactcatggtttaatgcacttattgtaagtcgctttggataaaagcgtcagctaaatgacatgtaatttaatgtaaaaaaacacacattgctCAATGAgctgtgaaaagaaaacttGTATTTGAGCATATTGTAATTAGAACAATAACTCAAAACAATCCACTTACAAATTAGTGTAccacacagtgtactatggaggACATGCACTCATCCGTTTCTTTGGCTTTGAGCCCCACATTGGACAGAAAACTGAACAATTGAGGCCTCTACCAGCACTTTCCCCGAGTCAACATCAGAGGTTTCTGGACAGCCACCATGTCAACATTTAGCTTATAACCACTTGTTCCACAGTATCAAGTGAGCACCAGTTCCCTCCCCCACGTCTGTTGTTACGCTGGACAGTTCTAGGCCTCACTCTTGGCTTGAGTTGAGTCATCAACCCATCTGATGATTTCATCTGATTGTGGCTAAAGTTGGTTAGCACGCCAAGGCCGCCTCATGTTTAAAGTTAGCTTCAAGCTACGTTGTCCAAAAATAGACCGGCTATCCAAGATATCACATCGTTAATTGTAAGCTTCTTAAAGAAAGCAAACCACTCTAGCACCCAGAAGATTACGTTTAATCCACAACCAGCTAGCATTCCCCGTGATAGCGGTCCATTGGATCAGCTGAACACGTTAGCTCGCTTGGTAGAGTTACTCCAGGCTGCCAGTTAAGAGCCACATGAGTTAGCTTGTTGCTAGCAGGC containing:
- the eif3jb gene encoding eukaryotic translation initiation factor 3 subunit J-B, coding for MADWDAETFEPEEPTKKAASMDKWEGEDDEDDVKDNWDDEDEEKEKKAALKKKALETKVSEKKKLSEKIKEKEKQEELKKKELAEEEELTPEEELAEKIRVKKLQEDADLELAKDAFGVGSTSNSVTGIDAMSPSSKEDFTEFEKLLKEKISQFEKSVHYSSFLDSLFRELCISLEVEDLKKVSNSLTALLSEKQKQEKQNKGKKKKKGVVAGGGLKAQLRDDLEYAEFDGGYAQDYEDFM